A single Balneola sp. DNA region contains:
- a CDS encoding TolC family protein, giving the protein MKRILSLALLITTITTATTLGQSVQKITLQDAIQISLENNYLLKQAENNLALADESIRSEYADFLPSLNSSASYSRQTGRQFVQETLTFDDVTSQSINGSVSTNLTIFNGFENIISLRQSQIAQTSAEDRLQREKETVIFNTATRFLQVLLDTQLLENAQENLSYSERQLEQIQAQVEVGSRPQVDLFNQEATVANNELTVTQNENTLVLSRLNLIRQLQIDPLGDYEFVVPEIGDEQASSANPSAYSLEELIDEALATRADYRTAEANIKNFELQLQLSKTRLIPTVGANASISSGYSDQYSLFGESVSFNDQFFDQRINRTYGLSLSIPIFQNWDRMYNIESSKVNLKNAELGLDDTRLGIIQEVTQAFTTYSAYVKAYEASTKARVASEKAFETEQERYNVGASTLVELTQAQANFVQAQSNYTRDLYNLVFQEKLLDFYLGKLSGETVEF; this is encoded by the coding sequence ATGAAACGAATTCTTTCGCTAGCACTTCTAATAACAACAATCACTACGGCAACAACATTAGGGCAATCGGTACAAAAAATAACACTTCAGGATGCAATACAGATTTCTTTGGAGAATAATTATCTCTTAAAGCAAGCTGAAAATAATTTAGCATTAGCTGACGAGAGCATCAGAAGTGAATACGCAGATTTCTTACCATCATTAAATTCCTCTGCAAGTTATTCAAGACAAACGGGGCGGCAATTTGTTCAAGAAACATTAACATTTGATGATGTTACTTCCCAAAGTATAAATGGAAGTGTTTCGACAAACCTTACCATTTTTAATGGTTTCGAGAACATTATCTCTCTTAGACAAAGCCAAATAGCACAAACATCGGCAGAAGATAGGCTCCAAAGAGAAAAAGAAACCGTGATTTTTAATACAGCAACAAGATTTTTGCAGGTTTTATTAGATACGCAGCTCTTAGAAAACGCTCAGGAAAATCTCTCCTATTCTGAACGTCAGCTGGAACAAATTCAAGCCCAGGTAGAAGTAGGTTCTCGACCACAAGTGGACTTATTCAATCAGGAAGCAACCGTGGCTAATAATGAATTAACAGTTACTCAAAACGAAAATACGTTAGTGCTTAGCCGACTAAATTTAATCCGACAGTTACAGATTGATCCTTTAGGTGATTATGAGTTTGTAGTTCCAGAAATCGGAGATGAGCAAGCGTCGAGTGCAAATCCTTCTGCCTATTCTTTAGAAGAACTGATTGATGAAGCTTTGGCAACACGAGCTGATTATCGTACAGCTGAGGCAAATATTAAAAACTTTGAACTACAGTTGCAGTTATCAAAGACAAGGTTAATCCCTACCGTTGGAGCTAACGCTAGTATTTCTTCAGGGTATTCCGATCAGTATTCTTTGTTTGGAGAAAGTGTAAGTTTTAATGATCAATTTTTTGACCAACGAATAAATCGTACATATGGATTATCCTTAAGCATTCCAATATTTCAAAATTGGGATAGGATGTATAATATCGAATCTTCAAAAGTTAATTTAAAAAACGCTGAACTTGGTTTAGATGATACCAGACTTGGTATTATACAGGAAGTTACTCAAGCTTTTACAACCTATTCGGCATACGTGAAAGCATATGAAGCAAGTACCAAGGCTCGTGTTGCATCGGAGAAAGCATTTGAAACAGAACAAGAGCGTTATAATGTTGGTGCTAGTACTCTAGTTGAACTTACTCAGGCACAAGCCAATTTTGTTCAAGCTCAATCAAATTATACAAGAGATTTATACAATCTTGTATTTCAGGAAAAGCTTCTGGATTTCTATTTAGGCAAGCTTAGTGGCGAAACAGTAGAATTTTAA
- a CDS encoding efflux RND transporter periplasmic adaptor subunit → MAKKKKSSKRTLFWILGIVFVLFLGGFGLKQAGVLGSEAKGTSVETAQAKLKTITQVVSASGKIQPEVEVIIRPDVSGEIIELSVKEGDFVRRGDLLLRIKPDIYQARIDNLNAALLTQKARLEQTKATLIQAEAAHERDKELFDRSVISEMDYIQTKSNWDSQKANLKAAEYQVESAEAQLRQAQEELEQTVIRAPQDGTVTGLAVEKGERVLGNSQMAGTEMMRVSLLDRMEVLVEVNENDIVNVSVADTARIEVDAYPERQFNGVVTEIANSARVTGAGSNEQVTNYQVKVRIVTPHNLESTGGQLVRTDYPENPEEGFVPNFKPGMSATVDVETEMAINVVSIPIQAVTIRDFAKDEPGETEGTEEGEVSEDEAQVEMASATTNTNDDLIIQKEDFRKVVFKVSNGEVTRIPVETGISDNTHIQITTGVEAGDEIVIGSYRTLSRNLKNGDKVEVSNSTSAPSN, encoded by the coding sequence ATGGCTAAAAAGAAAAAATCTTCAAAGAGAACACTTTTTTGGATTCTCGGAATTGTATTTGTTCTCTTTCTAGGAGGCTTCGGGTTAAAACAAGCAGGAGTGCTAGGTAGTGAAGCAAAAGGCACTTCGGTTGAAACAGCACAAGCTAAGCTCAAAACCATCACTCAGGTAGTATCCGCATCTGGTAAAATTCAACCAGAAGTAGAAGTGATTATCCGCCCCGATGTTTCTGGTGAGATTATAGAGCTATCGGTAAAAGAAGGAGACTTTGTTAGAAGAGGTGATCTTTTACTTCGTATTAAACCGGATATCTATCAGGCGAGAATTGATAATTTAAACGCTGCTCTTTTAACTCAGAAGGCGCGCCTTGAGCAAACAAAAGCTACACTAATTCAAGCTGAAGCTGCTCACGAACGTGATAAAGAGTTATTTGATAGAAGTGTAATCTCAGAGATGGACTACATTCAAACTAAATCCAACTGGGATTCTCAGAAAGCTAATCTAAAAGCTGCTGAGTACCAGGTAGAAAGTGCTGAAGCTCAATTACGTCAGGCTCAGGAAGAGCTTGAACAAACAGTTATTCGCGCTCCTCAAGATGGAACTGTTACAGGTTTAGCCGTTGAGAAAGGAGAACGTGTACTGGGGAATTCTCAAATGGCAGGTACCGAAATGATGCGCGTTTCTCTGTTAGACCGTATGGAAGTACTTGTCGAAGTAAATGAAAATGATATCGTCAATGTATCTGTAGCTGATACCGCCCGAATTGAAGTCGACGCATATCCTGAGCGTCAGTTCAATGGTGTAGTAACCGAAATTGCTAATTCAGCAAGGGTCACTGGTGCAGGATCTAACGAACAGGTAACCAACTACCAGGTAAAAGTTAGGATTGTTACTCCGCATAACTTAGAAAGTACAGGTGGCCAGTTAGTAAGAACCGATTATCCTGAAAATCCTGAGGAAGGTTTCGTACCAAACTTTAAGCCGGGTATGTCTGCTACAGTAGATGTTGAAACCGAAATGGCTATTAATGTAGTTTCTATTCCAATTCAGGCGGTAACCATTCGAGATTTTGCTAAAGATGAACCAGGGGAAACAGAAGGTACAGAAGAAGGGGAGGTTTCAGAAGATGAGGCACAAGTTGAAATGGCCTCAGCAACCACTAATACTAATGATGATTTAATCATTCAAAAGGAAGATTTCAGAAAGGTAGTATTCAAAGTTTCTAATGGTGAGGTAACACGTATCCCTGTTGAGACAGGAATTAGTGACAATACCCATATTCAAATTACTACGGGAGTAGAAGCTGGTGATGAGATTGTTATCGGGAGCTACAGAACTCTTTCAAGAAATCTCAAGAACGGGGACAAAGTAGAAGTATCTAACAGTACTTCAGCACCAAGTAACTAA
- a CDS encoding ABC transporter ATP-binding protein — protein sequence MMSEKEAVIQITDLTRTYKMGETLVRALAGVSFNVKENEYIAIMGPSGSGKSTLMNMIGCLDTPSSGEYILNGNQVSQMDDAELAEVRNREIGFVFQTFNLLPRTSCLANVELPLIYAGMKSSERKEKAAEVLEKVGLGDRMDHKPNELSGGQRQRVAIARALVNNPSILLADEPTGNLDSKTGDEIMLLFEELYRQGNTIILVTHENDIAKYSRRIVRLRDGLIETDKVVENPTLANQELV from the coding sequence ATAATGAGCGAAAAAGAAGCTGTCATCCAAATTACTGACCTGACACGTACCTACAAAATGGGGGAAACCCTTGTTAGGGCATTAGCAGGTGTCTCATTCAATGTTAAAGAGAACGAATACATTGCGATCATGGGGCCCTCTGGTTCAGGTAAATCAACCTTGATGAATATGATTGGTTGCCTGGATACTCCATCATCAGGTGAGTACATATTGAATGGAAATCAGGTGAGCCAAATGGATGATGCTGAACTAGCCGAAGTCCGTAATCGTGAAATTGGTTTCGTATTCCAGACATTCAATCTTCTTCCGCGAACAAGTTGCCTGGCTAATGTGGAATTACCGCTCATTTATGCAGGAATGAAATCATCGGAAAGAAAAGAAAAAGCTGCAGAAGTACTTGAGAAAGTTGGGCTCGGTGATCGTATGGATCATAAACCCAATGAGCTTTCCGGTGGACAGCGACAGCGTGTGGCTATTGCAAGAGCACTTGTCAATAACCCATCGATTCTTCTTGCTGATGAGCCGACTGGAAATCTGGATTCTAAAACTGGTGATGAAATTATGCTGTTGTTCGAGGAGCTTTATCGTCAGGGTAATACTATTATTCTGGTAACTCACGAAAACGATATTGCCAAATACTCACGAAGAATAGTTCGGCTTCGGGATGGTTTGATTGAAACAGATAAGGTGGTTGAGAATCCCACACTGGCTAATCAGGAATTAGTTTAA